From the Scomber japonicus isolate fScoJap1 chromosome 8, fScoJap1.pri, whole genome shotgun sequence genome, the window TATGTTTTAGTCATTATGTATTAGTCTGTAGTTAGAATAGAGGCTGTGCTTTTAGAGCTGTTTGCTTTCTGCTGGCTTTGATGTGAGAGTTGAGGACAGCTTTTATTGCGCGCATACCAATTGAGCGCTGCAGTTTAGCCGCTCCGTTACCACAGGATATCCACTGCATCAGGACCCGCAATCTTCTCAACAGGCCCCTCTTACCACAGGGAAAGGGTGTTACTGAGAATACTGTGTCAAGTCCTGCAATTTGAACTTTAAACACAGCCAAGaaagttgtttttaaagctgcatccAAGTGCACCTGCTTGGCAGAACTAAACCATGGCTTTACCAGATAGTGGCATCTCTGGGGAGGAGGTACCCTTCCCAGAGATTATAGAGCTCAATGTTGGTGGCCAGGTGTACATAACTCGCTTCTCTACCCTCACAAGTGTGCCAGACTCCCTGCTATGGGAGATGTTCAGTCGAAAGTCAGCCAAAGGACTGGCCAGGGACACCAAGGGGCGCTTCTTTGTGGACCGTGATGGTTTCCTGTTTCGTTACATCCTGGACTACATGCGGGACCAGCAGCTGGTTCTTCCTGACCACTTCCCTGAGCGCGGGCGACTGCAGAGGGAGGCTGAGTTCTTCAACCTTCCTGAGCTTGTCAAGATGCTGGCACCCAAAATCAGTAAGCAGAACTCCCTGGGTGATGAGGGATGTCAGAGTGACCCAGAGGACTCCTCACCTGGGATTGACACAGCCCGCCACCTTGGCTCTctgggtgctgctgctgccgcttgTGCAAGTCTTGTGCCTGGTACAATGGATGGAAAACGGTCCGGGTTCATCACAATCGGCTATCGAGGTTCATACACCCTGGGCCGTGACAGCCACACTGACGCCAAATTCCGCCGGGTGGCACGGATCATGGTGTGTGGAAAGACCTCCCTGGCCAAAGAGGTGTTTGGGGAGACGCTGAACGAGAGCCGCGACCCTGACCGCCCCCCTGAGCGCTACACATCCCGCTACTATCTCAAGTTCACCTTTCTGGAGCAGGCGTTTGACAAGCTGGCCGACGCAGGCTTCCACATGGTGGCCTGCAATTCCACAGGAACCTGCGCCTTTGCCCATG encodes:
- the kctd12b gene encoding BTB/POZ domain-containing protein KCTD12b gives rise to the protein MALPDSGISGEEVPFPEIIELNVGGQVYITRFSTLTSVPDSLLWEMFSRKSAKGLARDTKGRFFVDRDGFLFRYILDYMRDQQLVLPDHFPERGRLQREAEFFNLPELVKMLAPKISKQNSLGDEGCQSDPEDSSPGIDTARHLGSLGAAAAACASLVPGTMDGKRSGFITIGYRGSYTLGRDSHTDAKFRRVARIMVCGKTSLAKEVFGETLNESRDPDRPPERYTSRYYLKFTFLEQAFDKLADAGFHMVACNSTGTCAFAHEQTDDKIWTSYTEYVFYRE